A stretch of Corallococcus macrosporus DNA encodes these proteins:
- a CDS encoding ComF family protein: MWKALLDLLYPPMCLACAKVLPGMGAVFCETCDTALERLPPVCCRTCAEPGAFPGSTCPRCRTVPPPFSRAWAPFAHEGPVARAIHRFKYEDQPDLAAPLGALLADEARRFLRTAPGCVVALPLHARRFRKRQYDQAHLLASELAKATGRTAPGGWLTRTRETRRQVGLSEAERAGNVAGAFVASREVKGQEVLLLDDVFTTGSTARAAGIALRDAGATRVEVLTLARAFTLT; encoded by the coding sequence ATGTGGAAGGCCCTGCTGGATTTGCTTTATCCGCCCATGTGTCTGGCCTGCGCGAAGGTGCTGCCGGGCATGGGCGCGGTGTTCTGCGAGACGTGTGACACGGCGCTGGAGCGGCTGCCGCCGGTGTGTTGCCGGACGTGCGCGGAGCCCGGTGCGTTTCCCGGGAGCACCTGTCCCCGCTGCCGGACGGTGCCGCCACCGTTCAGCCGGGCCTGGGCGCCGTTCGCGCACGAGGGGCCGGTGGCGAGGGCCATCCACCGGTTCAAGTACGAGGACCAGCCGGACCTCGCGGCGCCGCTGGGAGCGCTGCTCGCGGACGAAGCACGCCGGTTCCTCAGGACCGCGCCCGGCTGCGTGGTGGCGTTGCCGCTGCATGCGAGGCGCTTCCGGAAGCGGCAGTACGACCAGGCGCACCTGCTCGCGAGTGAGCTGGCGAAGGCCACGGGGCGGACGGCGCCGGGAGGCTGGCTGACGCGCACGCGGGAGACGCGACGGCAGGTGGGGCTGAGTGAGGCGGAGCGCGCGGGCAACGTGGCCGGAGCGTTCGTGGCGTCGCGGGAGGTGAAGGGGCAGGAGGTGTTGCTCCTGGACGACGTGTTCACCACGGGCTCCACCGCGCGGGCCGCGGGCATCGCGCTACGAGACGCAGGGGCCACACGGGTGGAGGTGCTCACATTGGCGAGGGCGTTCACCCTCACTTGA
- a CDS encoding Uma2 family endonuclease, whose amino-acid sequence MGRHTDKVGDAFPRAPSQEEWDRMGQEERDRVVATLPGEVTYEEMAMPEGDRHSKPKRSVVDVLEGFFTRRGRKVYVGSELPVYYPAERRFAPDLLVVLDAESHSRDKWVVSHEGHGLDWVMEVHVGGDRKKDAEFNVSRYARLGIPEYFIFDGGRLTLEGYHLATRDARVYSRMEPRQGRYVSAVLGLELQVEGEHLRFWADDAPLLELRELFSRLEDQAMGLQRRAEDAERRLAEEARRREELETRLAREAQRRELEAQSREELERRLAEVQAELARLK is encoded by the coding sequence ATGGGACGTCATACCGACAAGGTTGGAGACGCCTTCCCCCGGGCGCCTTCGCAGGAAGAGTGGGACCGGATGGGGCAGGAGGAGCGGGACCGGGTGGTGGCCACACTGCCGGGTGAGGTGACGTACGAAGAAATGGCGATGCCCGAGGGGGATCGCCACTCCAAGCCGAAGCGGAGCGTGGTGGATGTCCTTGAAGGGTTCTTCACGCGCCGTGGCCGCAAGGTGTACGTGGGCTCGGAGTTGCCCGTGTATTACCCAGCGGAGCGGCGCTTCGCGCCTGACCTGTTGGTTGTCCTGGACGCGGAGTCTCATTCCCGAGACAAGTGGGTGGTCAGCCACGAGGGGCACGGGCTCGATTGGGTGATGGAAGTGCATGTTGGCGGCGACAGGAAGAAAGACGCCGAGTTCAACGTGAGCCGCTATGCCCGGTTGGGAATTCCCGAGTACTTCATCTTTGACGGTGGACGGCTCACGCTGGAGGGCTACCACCTGGCGACACGTGATGCGCGTGTCTACTCGCGCATGGAGCCGCGGCAAGGCCGTTACGTCTCCGCGGTGCTGGGACTTGAGCTTCAGGTCGAAGGGGAGCACCTGCGTTTCTGGGCAGACGACGCTCCGCTGTTGGAGTTGAGAGAACTCTTCAGCAGGCTGGAAGACCAGGCGATGGGGCTTCAACGACGCGCGGAAGACGCTGAGAGGCGTCTGGCGGAGGAGGCACGGCGTCGCGAGGAATTGGAGACGCGTCTCGCGAGGGAAGCGCAGCGTCGCGAGCTGGAGGCACAGAGCCGCGAGGAATTGGAGCGTCGGCTCGCGGAAGTCCAGGCCGAGCTCGCCCGGCTCAAGTGA
- a CDS encoding RNA ligase RtcB family protein, which produces MNTPSPETSTAATVRIIASPQSWVEGEAVRQLEAVSRLPGMRLAVGLPDLHPGKGAPVGAAFESEGFLYPYLVGSDIGCGMGLWDVDLLTRKAKAERWAAKLDLEGPWEGDTKSVLTEHGARAAGFESALGTVGGGNHFAEVQRVEEVHDTRVFEALGLREERLLLLVHSGSRGLGEAILRKHVDRHAAGGLAADSDEAREYLKRHDGAVLWAKANRAMVAQRVLDGIGATGRRVLDVCHNSVTARHADGRMWWLHRKGAAPWDEGPVVIPGSRGALSYLVLPVGTGEQSAYSLAHGAGRKWTRTAARERLKERFTAESLTRTSFKSHVVCEDRDLLFEEAPPAYKAIDRVVTDLVEAGLVRVVATLAPVLTYKTRGRTAE; this is translated from the coding sequence ATGAACACCCCTTCTCCTGAAACCTCCACGGCCGCCACCGTGCGCATCATCGCCTCGCCCCAGTCCTGGGTGGAGGGCGAGGCCGTCCGCCAGTTGGAGGCGGTGTCGCGCCTGCCCGGCATGCGGCTCGCGGTGGGACTGCCGGACCTGCATCCCGGCAAGGGCGCCCCGGTGGGCGCGGCCTTCGAGTCCGAGGGCTTCTTGTATCCCTACCTCGTGGGCAGCGACATCGGCTGTGGCATGGGGTTGTGGGACGTGGATCTGCTGACGCGCAAGGCGAAGGCGGAGCGCTGGGCGGCGAAGCTGGACCTGGAGGGGCCGTGGGAGGGGGACACGAAGTCGGTGCTCACGGAGCACGGCGCGCGCGCCGCGGGCTTCGAGTCGGCGCTGGGCACGGTGGGCGGCGGCAACCACTTCGCGGAGGTGCAGCGGGTGGAGGAGGTGCACGACACGCGCGTCTTCGAGGCGCTGGGCCTGCGGGAGGAGCGGCTCTTGCTGCTCGTGCACTCGGGGTCGCGCGGGCTGGGGGAGGCCATCCTGCGCAAGCATGTCGACCGGCACGCGGCGGGCGGACTGGCGGCGGACTCGGATGAGGCGCGCGAATACCTCAAGCGGCATGACGGCGCGGTGCTGTGGGCGAAGGCGAACCGGGCGATGGTGGCGCAGCGGGTGTTGGATGGGATTGGGGCGACGGGGCGGCGGGTGCTGGACGTGTGCCACAACAGCGTGACCGCGAGACATGCGGACGGACGCATGTGGTGGTTGCACCGCAAGGGCGCGGCGCCGTGGGACGAGGGGCCGGTGGTGATTCCCGGCAGCCGTGGGGCGCTGAGTTACCTGGTGTTGCCGGTGGGCACGGGCGAGCAGAGCGCCTACAGCCTGGCGCACGGCGCGGGGCGCAAGTGGACGCGCACGGCGGCGCGGGAGCGGCTGAAGGAGCGCTTCACGGCGGAGTCGCTGACGCGCACGTCCTTCAAGAGTCACGTCGTGTGCGAGGACCGGGACCTGCTCTTCGAGGAGGCGCCGCCCGCGTACAAGGCCATCGACCGCGTGGTGACGGACCTGGTGGAGGCGGGGCTGGTGCGGGTGGTGGCGACGCTGGCGCCGGTGCTCACGTACAAGACGCGGGGCCGCACGGCGGAGTGA
- a CDS encoding TetR family transcriptional regulator: MSRVLPLLLCLLVAAPAGATSGLEQARAKAQAARTEARTLRTRQQGLRDELNGLAARIEALKAQRQGKLTAGGELESALRRSQELSGELTGLAQSVSGADGEVERAHLALHGALSQELTRLRAAWDTTTDRTERARLVEQMRSVRGEREAVRAALPASQVPALDGAARGDDPEDLLAQADALRDTQDKVKQRLAALKARITEVREERDLDRRMNDFLGEESMFDDQDRRLRLRATGDRGLLVAPTQRGGGNGPVPVNDSLAESPNYTGDPSVGEGTGTGTPAGGQAPSLGVTASDRRPQVDPVRAQALAAGGPEDLSSLEQEAARLESLARELDGRAGALERRAKTLAP; the protein is encoded by the coding sequence ATGTCGCGTGTCCTCCCCCTCCTCCTGTGCCTGCTCGTGGCCGCTCCCGCCGGGGCGACGTCCGGCCTGGAGCAGGCGCGCGCGAAGGCCCAGGCGGCGCGCACGGAGGCACGCACCCTGCGCACCCGGCAGCAGGGGCTGCGCGACGAGCTCAACGGGCTGGCCGCGCGCATCGAAGCCCTCAAGGCCCAGCGCCAGGGGAAGCTCACCGCGGGCGGCGAGCTGGAGTCCGCGCTGCGCCGCTCGCAGGAGCTGAGCGGCGAGCTGACGGGGCTGGCCCAGTCGGTGTCCGGCGCGGACGGCGAGGTGGAGCGCGCGCACCTGGCGCTGCACGGCGCGCTGTCCCAGGAGCTGACGCGGCTGCGCGCGGCGTGGGACACGACGACGGACCGGACGGAGCGGGCGCGGCTGGTGGAGCAGATGCGGTCGGTGCGCGGCGAGCGCGAGGCCGTGCGCGCGGCGCTGCCCGCCTCCCAGGTGCCGGCGCTGGATGGCGCGGCGCGCGGGGACGACCCCGAGGACCTGCTCGCGCAGGCGGACGCGCTGCGCGACACGCAGGACAAGGTGAAGCAGCGGCTGGCGGCCCTGAAGGCGCGCATCACCGAGGTGCGCGAGGAGCGCGACCTGGACCGCCGCATGAACGACTTCCTGGGCGAGGAGTCCATGTTCGACGACCAGGACCGGCGCCTGCGCCTTCGCGCCACGGGCGACCGGGGCCTGCTGGTGGCCCCCACCCAGCGGGGCGGCGGCAACGGCCCGGTGCCCGTGAATGACTCCCTGGCGGAGTCGCCGAACTACACGGGCGACCCCTCCGTCGGAGAGGGAACGGGGACCGGGACCCCCGCGGGCGGGCAGGCCCCGTCGCTCGGCGTCACCGCCAGCGACCGGCGGCCCCAGGTGGACCCGGTGCGGGCCCAGGCGCTGGCCGCGGGCGGGCCGGAGGACCTCTCCTCGCTGGAGCAGGAGGCCGCGCGGCTGGAGTCCCTGGCGCGCGAGCTGGATGGACGCGCGGGCGCGCTGGAGCGCCGCGCGAAGACGCTGGCCCCGTAG
- a CDS encoding tetratricopeptide repeat protein: MSDARLEQFKKMTAQFPDAPMAWFSLGKLHLERKEYDSAIQSLETAVRLDPKYAAALVSLGDAYAGAGQTDKAKAVLTTARDHALAQQHPSLAEEIDERIADLE, translated from the coding sequence ATGAGCGACGCCCGCCTGGAGCAGTTCAAGAAGATGACGGCCCAGTTCCCGGATGCCCCCATGGCCTGGTTCTCCCTGGGGAAGCTCCACCTGGAGCGCAAGGAATACGACAGCGCCATCCAGAGTCTGGAAACCGCCGTCCGCCTGGACCCGAAGTACGCCGCCGCCCTCGTCTCCCTGGGGGACGCCTACGCGGGGGCCGGCCAGACGGACAAGGCGAAGGCGGTGCTCACCACCGCCCGGGACCACGCGCTCGCCCAGCAGCACCCCAGCCTCGCGGAGGAGATCGACGAGCGCATCGCCGACCTGGAATGA
- a CDS encoding sigma-54-dependent transcriptional regulator, with amino-acid sequence MARILVIDDHDTLREGMTVTLTRSGHTVSAVKSGADGLAAYKKGPFDLVVTDLKMDGMDGIAVTRALKQADPGAVVMVVTAFGTIETAVQAMQEGAYDFITKPFPPEVLRAKVDKGLELSATRRQVERLTARTDAHDADAALTHRDLVGDSEPMQRLLAQVRKVAASDATVLVRGESGTGKELVARMIHQRSPRKDGPFVVVHCAALAETLLESELFGHERGAFTGAVKRKLGRFELADGGTLFLDEIGEIPASVQTKLLRVLQEKELQRVGGEETLKVDVRVVSATHRDLQAEVKAGRFREDLYYRLHIVPLTLPPLRERPEDLPALARHFVAKHAPRVNRRVTGIDDATLHALTRHAWPGNVRELENVMEQALVFAEGDTLTPQDLPSHLAGQTPRVDAGLPVPQGDRPLPDILEDLERQLIARAYEKAGGVKTETARLLGIKTSALYYKLEKYGFLPRGERPEEG; translated from the coding sequence ATGGCCCGCATCCTCGTCATCGACGACCACGACACCCTCCGCGAGGGCATGACCGTCACCCTCACCCGCTCCGGCCACACCGTGTCCGCGGTGAAGAGCGGCGCGGACGGGCTGGCCGCGTACAAGAAGGGCCCCTTCGACCTGGTCGTCACGGATTTGAAGATGGACGGCATGGACGGCATCGCCGTGACACGCGCCCTCAAGCAGGCGGACCCGGGCGCCGTTGTCATGGTGGTGACGGCGTTCGGCACCATCGAGACCGCCGTGCAGGCCATGCAGGAGGGCGCCTACGACTTCATCACCAAGCCCTTCCCCCCGGAGGTGCTGCGCGCCAAGGTGGACAAGGGCCTGGAGCTGTCCGCCACGCGCCGCCAGGTGGAGCGCCTCACCGCCCGCACGGACGCGCACGACGCGGACGCCGCCCTCACCCACCGCGACCTCGTGGGCGACAGCGAGCCCATGCAGCGGCTGCTCGCCCAGGTGCGCAAGGTGGCCGCCAGCGACGCCACCGTGCTCGTGCGCGGCGAGAGCGGCACCGGCAAGGAGCTGGTCGCGCGGATGATCCACCAGCGCTCCCCGCGCAAGGACGGCCCCTTCGTCGTCGTGCACTGCGCGGCCCTGGCGGAGACGCTGCTGGAGAGCGAGCTGTTCGGCCATGAGCGCGGCGCCTTCACCGGCGCCGTGAAGCGCAAGCTGGGCCGCTTCGAGCTGGCCGACGGCGGCACCCTCTTCCTGGACGAGATTGGAGAGATTCCCGCCTCCGTGCAGACGAAGCTCTTGCGCGTGCTCCAGGAGAAGGAGCTGCAGCGCGTGGGCGGCGAGGAGACGCTCAAGGTGGACGTGCGCGTGGTGAGCGCCACGCACCGCGACCTCCAGGCGGAGGTGAAGGCGGGCCGCTTCCGCGAGGACCTCTACTACCGGCTGCACATCGTCCCGCTCACCCTGCCGCCCCTGCGCGAGCGCCCCGAGGACCTGCCCGCGCTCGCCCGTCACTTCGTCGCCAAGCACGCGCCCCGGGTCAACCGCCGCGTCACCGGCATCGACGACGCGACGCTGCACGCGCTCACGCGCCACGCGTGGCCCGGCAACGTGCGCGAGCTGGAGAACGTGATGGAGCAGGCGCTCGTCTTCGCCGAGGGCGACACGCTCACCCCGCAGGACCTGCCCTCGCACCTGGCCGGCCAGACGCCGCGCGTGGACGCGGGGCTGCCGGTGCCCCAGGGCGACCGCCCGCTGCCCGACATCCTGGAGGACCTGGAGCGCCAGCTCATCGCCCGCGCCTACGAGAAGGCCGGCGGCGTGAAGACGGAGACCGCCCGGCTGCTGGGCATCAAGACCTCCGCGCTGTACTACAAGCTGGAGAAGTACGGCTTCCTGCCGCGCGGCGAGCGCCCCGAGGAGGGCTAG
- a CDS encoding DUF3817 domain-containing protein: MLKTALGRFRAVAFWEGLSFLVLLLIAMPLKYVLHMPLGVRVVGMAHGLLFMAYLYTLMMAAIEYRWDVKRIAVAFVASLVPGGTFWLDAQLRGEEALSAPTPRP; the protein is encoded by the coding sequence ATGCTGAAGACCGCCCTGGGCCGTTTCCGCGCCGTCGCCTTCTGGGAAGGCCTGTCCTTCCTGGTGCTGCTGCTCATCGCCATGCCGCTGAAGTACGTGCTGCACATGCCGCTGGGCGTGCGCGTGGTGGGCATGGCGCACGGCCTGCTGTTCATGGCGTACCTCTACACGCTGATGATGGCGGCCATCGAATACCGCTGGGACGTGAAGCGGATCGCCGTGGCCTTCGTGGCCTCGCTCGTGCCGGGCGGGACGTTCTGGCTGGACGCGCAGCTGCGGGGCGAAGAGGCGCTGAGCGCGCCTACTCCCCGGCCATGA
- a CDS encoding NUDIX hydrolase yields the protein MASVSAALADLLARHVPTDDKEREDLARMRLFATSLKEPFSRSQVEAHFTGSAVVVDAAGGRVAMLHHAKLKRWFQPGGHAEAGDGGDMEATALREAREETGCRVHLHPTAPRPLDVDVHVIPARKDEPEHRHLDVRYLVVAEDPESLAHDPAESFGIQWLGWDEAMARADEAPLRRMLLKAREALKPA from the coding sequence ATGGCCTCCGTCTCCGCTGCCCTCGCTGACCTGCTCGCGCGCCACGTCCCCACGGACGACAAGGAGCGCGAGGACCTTGCGCGCATGCGCCTCTTCGCCACGTCGCTGAAGGAGCCCTTCTCCCGCTCACAGGTGGAGGCGCACTTCACCGGCAGCGCGGTGGTGGTGGACGCGGCGGGCGGACGGGTGGCGATGCTGCACCACGCGAAGCTGAAGCGCTGGTTTCAGCCGGGAGGACACGCGGAGGCCGGGGACGGAGGCGACATGGAGGCCACCGCGCTGCGCGAGGCCCGTGAGGAGACGGGCTGCCGCGTGCACCTGCACCCCACGGCGCCGCGCCCGCTGGACGTGGACGTGCACGTCATCCCCGCGCGCAAGGACGAGCCCGAGCACCGTCATCTGGACGTGCGCTACCTGGTGGTGGCGGAGGACCCGGAGTCGCTCGCGCATGACCCCGCGGAGTCGTTCGGCATCCAGTGGCTGGGCTGGGACGAGGCGATGGCGCGCGCGGACGAAGCGCCGCTGCGCCGCATGCTGCTCAAGGCGCGCGAGGCGTTGAAGCCGGCGTAG
- a CDS encoding 23S rRNA (pseudouridine(1915)-N(3))-methyltransferase RlmH has protein sequence MKVRLLSIGKDRSGLFEPAVQEYARRLEHYTRFELLELNEASGRKLKPGEAKSAEATAILGKRKPQDWIVALDERGTLLDSVELSRYVAKAQTGSKDLLFVIGGDEGLDDSVRGAAHQVMSLSRMTLPHRLARVVLIEQLYRAFTILKGEPYHK, from the coding sequence GTGAAGGTCCGCCTCCTCTCCATCGGCAAGGACCGCTCCGGGCTGTTCGAGCCCGCCGTGCAGGAGTACGCGCGGCGGCTCGAGCACTACACGCGCTTCGAGCTGCTGGAGCTGAACGAAGCCTCGGGCCGCAAGCTCAAGCCCGGCGAGGCGAAGTCCGCGGAGGCCACCGCCATCCTGGGCAAGCGCAAGCCGCAGGACTGGATTGTCGCGCTGGACGAGCGCGGCACCCTGCTGGATTCCGTGGAGCTCAGCCGCTACGTCGCCAAGGCGCAGACGGGCTCGAAGGACCTGCTCTTCGTCATCGGCGGCGACGAGGGGCTGGATGACTCGGTGCGCGGCGCGGCGCATCAGGTGATGTCACTGTCGCGGATGACGCTGCCCCACCGGCTGGCGCGGGTGGTGCTCATCGAGCAGCTCTACCGCGCGTTCACCATCCTGAAGGGCGAGCCCTACCACAAGTAG
- a CDS encoding sensor histidine kinase gives MKHRPQSSRLRDALGSLSARLLLAFLLPTLLFLSLAGASVYALARASLEDELGASLSALAAATASQVSGERMLTIEPGDDVSGTRTWRNLLRLLDGVRTASGVRRVYAVDTRGRVRADAGGNLPVGTEVPDLARDRLELTRVLAGKRAASQVLFTGSDGLLYKTGYAPVVQDGQVVGAIGVEGSAAFFGPLRRLWRTFVMASAVALVALAVIALITARGLAGPLRRLMDSALRIGRGDLTTPVPPEPTREIGVLARELEVMRGALESRDRQLKLMLAGVAHEVRNPLGGIALFSGLLQEDLRAGAHADANSHVDRIQREVAYLQRIVEDFLAFAREQPLARAPMEAPDLVSNACELLSAEAQGKGVSLDMTAAPAHLEADGSLLTAALVNLVKNAVQAAPAGSRVHVRGELRDGRYAIDVQDSGPGVPEAERERIFEPFFTTREQGTGLGLPLARKIARAHGGELALRSAPGDTVFTLTLPCPTPASTPRAP, from the coding sequence ATGAAGCATCGCCCCCAATCCTCCCGTCTGCGGGACGCGCTGGGCTCGCTGTCCGCGCGGCTGCTGCTGGCGTTCCTCCTGCCCACCCTGCTCTTCCTGTCGCTCGCGGGCGCCTCCGTGTACGCGCTCGCTCGCGCGAGCCTGGAGGACGAGTTGGGCGCCAGCCTCTCCGCGCTCGCCGCCGCCACCGCCAGCCAGGTCAGCGGCGAGCGCATGCTCACCATCGAGCCCGGCGACGACGTGTCCGGCACCCGCACCTGGCGCAACCTCCTGCGCCTGCTGGACGGCGTGCGCACCGCGAGCGGCGTGCGCCGCGTCTACGCCGTGGACACGCGAGGCCGCGTGCGCGCGGACGCGGGCGGCAACCTGCCCGTGGGCACCGAAGTTCCGGACCTCGCGCGCGACCGGTTGGAATTGACGCGCGTCCTCGCCGGCAAGCGCGCCGCCAGCCAGGTGCTCTTCACCGGCTCCGACGGGCTGCTCTACAAGACGGGCTACGCGCCCGTGGTCCAGGACGGACAGGTGGTGGGCGCCATCGGCGTGGAGGGCAGCGCGGCCTTCTTCGGACCGCTGCGGCGGCTGTGGCGCACGTTCGTCATGGCCAGCGCCGTGGCGCTCGTCGCGCTCGCCGTCATCGCGCTCATCACCGCGCGGGGGCTGGCCGGCCCGCTGCGGCGGCTGATGGACTCCGCGCTGAGAATCGGCCGGGGGGACCTGACCACGCCGGTGCCTCCGGAGCCCACCCGGGAAATCGGTGTGCTCGCGCGGGAGCTGGAGGTCATGCGCGGCGCGCTGGAGAGCCGGGACCGGCAGCTCAAGCTGATGCTCGCGGGCGTGGCCCACGAGGTGCGCAACCCCCTGGGCGGCATCGCGCTCTTCTCCGGCCTGCTGCAGGAGGACCTGCGCGCGGGCGCGCACGCGGACGCGAACAGCCATGTCGACCGCATCCAGCGCGAGGTCGCCTACCTCCAGCGCATCGTCGAGGACTTCCTCGCCTTCGCCCGGGAACAGCCGCTGGCGCGCGCGCCCATGGAGGCGCCCGACCTCGTCTCCAACGCGTGCGAACTGCTCTCCGCGGAGGCCCAGGGCAAGGGCGTGTCCCTGGACATGACCGCCGCGCCCGCGCACCTGGAGGCGGATGGCAGCCTGCTCACCGCCGCGCTCGTGAACCTGGTGAAGAACGCCGTGCAGGCCGCGCCCGCCGGCAGCCGCGTGCACGTGCGCGGCGAGCTGCGCGACGGCCGCTACGCCATCGACGTCCAGGACTCGGGCCCCGGCGTGCCCGAAGCCGAGCGCGAGCGCATCTTCGAGCCCTTCTTCACCACCCGCGAGCAGGGCACCGGCCTGGGCCTGCCGCTCGCGCGGAAGATTGCCCGGGCCCACGGCGGCGAGCTCGCGCTGCGCTCCGCCCCGGGCGACACCGTCTTCACGCTGACGCTGCCCTGCCCTACGCCGGCTTCAACGCCTCGCGCGCCTTGA
- the radA gene encoding DNA repair protein RadA, translating to MAKAKTHYTCQACGYQTAKWLGKCPDCGAWSSLLEETEAKVDDKRPAWGASGGASRPVKLQDVTAETEVRRRTGITEFDRVLGGGVVGGSLVLLGGDPGIGKSTLLLAALDKLARHGPVLYVSGEESLRQTKMRAERLRVESEAIHLFAETDADRVLQAAEALKPQALVVDSIQTMYLPELGNAPGSITQVREVAGRLMAFAKRSGVPTFLVGHVTKEGSIAGPRVLEHMVDTVLYFEGERGHPFRLLRAHKNRFGSTNEIGVFEMKGAGLVEVADPSALFLSERPQGKSGSVVTSTLNGTRPLLVEVQALVAPTGYGTARRTAIGVDGNRVALLAAVLEKKEEIPLVGCDLFVNVAGGMQLSEPACDLAVCAALVSSLQNRPLDAKTLVLGEVGLAGEVRAVGQVDSRLAEAAKMGFQRVVLPAGSARRVEETKLQVVGVETLSEALSAMFD from the coding sequence ATGGCGAAGGCGAAGACGCACTACACCTGTCAGGCCTGCGGCTACCAGACGGCGAAGTGGCTCGGGAAGTGTCCGGACTGCGGGGCCTGGAGCTCGCTCCTGGAGGAGACCGAAGCGAAGGTGGACGACAAGCGCCCGGCGTGGGGCGCGTCGGGGGGCGCTTCACGGCCGGTGAAGCTCCAGGACGTGACGGCGGAGACGGAGGTCCGCCGCCGGACGGGCATCACGGAGTTCGACCGCGTGCTGGGCGGCGGCGTGGTGGGCGGTTCTCTGGTGCTGCTGGGCGGCGACCCCGGCATCGGCAAGTCCACGCTGCTGCTGGCGGCGCTGGACAAGCTGGCGCGGCACGGGCCGGTGCTCTACGTGTCGGGTGAAGAGAGCCTTCGGCAGACGAAGATGCGCGCGGAGCGCCTGCGGGTGGAGAGCGAGGCCATCCACCTGTTCGCGGAGACGGACGCGGACCGGGTGCTGCAGGCGGCGGAGGCGCTGAAGCCGCAGGCGCTGGTGGTGGACTCCATCCAGACCATGTACCTGCCGGAGCTGGGCAACGCGCCGGGCAGCATCACCCAGGTGCGCGAGGTGGCGGGCCGGCTGATGGCGTTCGCCAAGCGCAGCGGGGTGCCCACGTTCCTGGTGGGGCACGTGACGAAGGAGGGCTCCATCGCGGGTCCCCGGGTGCTGGAGCACATGGTGGACACGGTCCTCTACTTCGAGGGCGAGCGCGGCCACCCGTTCCGGCTGCTGCGCGCGCACAAGAACCGCTTCGGCAGCACCAACGAGATTGGCGTCTTCGAGATGAAGGGCGCGGGGCTGGTGGAGGTGGCGGACCCGTCCGCGCTGTTCCTCTCCGAGCGGCCGCAGGGCAAGTCCGGCAGCGTGGTGACGAGCACGCTCAACGGCACCCGCCCGCTGCTGGTGGAGGTGCAGGCGCTGGTGGCGCCCACGGGCTACGGCACCGCGAGGCGCACGGCGATTGGCGTGGACGGCAACCGCGTGGCGCTCCTGGCGGCGGTGCTGGAGAAGAAGGAGGAGATTCCGCTGGTGGGCTGCGACCTGTTCGTCAACGTGGCGGGCGGCATGCAGTTGAGCGAACCGGCGTGCGACCTGGCGGTGTGCGCGGCGCTGGTGAGCAGCCTGCAGAACCGGCCGCTGGACGCGAAGACGCTGGTGCTGGGAGAGGTGGGGCTCGCGGGCGAGGTGCGCGCGGTGGGCCAGGTGGACTCGAGGCTCGCGGAGGCCGCGAAGATGGGCTTCCAGCGGGTGGTGCTGCCGGCCGGCAGCGCGCGGCGCGTGGAGGAGACGAAGCTCCAGGTGGTGGGCGTGGAGACCCTGAGCGAAGCGCTGTCCGCGATGTTCGACTGA
- the rsfS gene encoding ribosome silencing factor codes for MATKKKTPASKKAKAKTGTRAPARKKTAAKKAKSGVRPPPRKKTAAARKKAPKAAAPPPPPKPADNPKARELARRIGNLLLDKKATDVVILDMRGMTSYADYIVIASGESDRQVSAMAENVQVQLKQEQQPLRPISTEGLETGQWVLLDYDDVVAHLFNGEVRAFYDLDGLWADAPREKLA; via the coding sequence ATGGCCACGAAGAAGAAGACCCCTGCATCCAAGAAGGCGAAGGCGAAGACCGGCACCCGGGCTCCGGCCCGCAAGAAGACGGCCGCCAAGAAGGCGAAAAGCGGCGTGCGTCCGCCGCCGCGCAAGAAGACCGCCGCCGCGCGCAAGAAGGCCCCGAAGGCCGCTGCCCCGCCGCCGCCGCCCAAGCCCGCGGACAACCCGAAGGCGCGCGAGCTGGCGCGCCGCATCGGCAACCTGCTGCTGGACAAGAAGGCCACGGACGTCGTCATCCTCGACATGCGCGGGATGACGTCCTACGCGGACTACATCGTCATCGCCTCCGGCGAGAGCGACCGCCAGGTGAGCGCCATGGCGGAGAACGTCCAGGTGCAGCTCAAGCAGGAGCAGCAGCCCCTGCGCCCCATCAGCACGGAAGGCCTGGAGACGGGCCAGTGGGTGCTGCTGGATTACGACGACGTCGTGGCCCACCTCTTCAACGGCGAGGTGCGCGCCTTCTACGACCTGGACGGGCTGTGGGCGGACGCGCCCCGGGAGAAGCTGGCCTAA